A single Thiohalobacter thiocyanaticus DNA region contains:
- the argS gene encoding arginine--tRNA ligase has product MKHLLQDLLQHSLAALQGDGTLPGDLEAEIHLERTRDAAHGDFATNLAMTLCKPAGSKPRDLAGKLVAALPPSEFVKRVEIAGPGFINFTLTADAWHRTLDQILEAGDAYGRSDLGGKQPVQVEFVSANPTGPLHVGHGRGAAYGAAVADLLAAVGFSVHREYYVNDAGRQMDILAASVYLRYLELCGEEFAFPSNGYKGDYVWDIGATLHRNHGDAWRVSTDELYADVPADAPEGDKEAHIDGLIARIQSRLGPERYREVFDAGLNEILANIRQDLKEFGVEYDEWFSERSLTEQSLVEAAIARLQEAGYLYQQEGATWFRSTDFGDEKDRVVVRDNGQKTYFASDIAYHMNKLERGFARVIDVWGADHHGYVPRVKAALQALGDDIDRLDVLLVQFAILYRGGEKVQMSTRSGEFVTLRELRQEVGNDAARFFYVMRKCEQHLDFDLDLAKSQSSDNPVYYIQYAHARVCSVLRQMQEKGMQWDRARGRDHLHLLHESHEQSLMINLSRYPEVVETAALNHEPHQLAHYLRDLANDFHTYYNAHQFLVGDDKLRDARLNLILATRQVIANGLGLLGVSAPESM; this is encoded by the coding sequence ATGAAACACCTGCTCCAGGACCTGCTCCAGCACAGCCTCGCCGCCCTGCAGGGCGACGGCACCCTGCCCGGGGATCTCGAGGCCGAGATCCACCTGGAACGCACCCGTGATGCCGCCCATGGCGACTTCGCCACCAACCTGGCCATGACCCTGTGCAAGCCGGCCGGCAGCAAGCCGCGCGATCTGGCCGGGAAGCTGGTTGCCGCCCTGCCGCCCTCCGAATTCGTCAAGCGGGTGGAAATCGCCGGCCCGGGCTTCATCAACTTCACCCTCACCGCCGATGCCTGGCACCGAACCCTCGACCAGATACTCGAAGCGGGCGACGCCTACGGCCGCTCGGACCTCGGCGGGAAACAGCCGGTGCAGGTGGAATTCGTCTCCGCCAACCCGACCGGTCCGCTGCACGTCGGCCACGGCCGCGGCGCGGCCTACGGTGCGGCCGTCGCCGACCTGCTCGCCGCGGTCGGCTTCAGCGTGCACCGCGAATACTACGTCAATGACGCCGGCCGCCAGATGGACATCCTGGCCGCCAGCGTCTATCTGCGCTACCTCGAGTTGTGCGGGGAGGAATTCGCCTTCCCCAGCAACGGCTACAAGGGCGACTATGTCTGGGACATCGGCGCGACCCTGCATCGCAATCACGGCGATGCCTGGCGCGTCAGCACGGACGAACTCTATGCAGACGTCCCCGCCGATGCGCCCGAGGGGGACAAGGAGGCGCACATCGATGGCCTGATCGCGCGCATCCAGTCGCGGCTCGGCCCCGAGCGCTATCGCGAGGTGTTCGATGCGGGGCTGAACGAGATCCTGGCCAACATCCGTCAGGACCTGAAGGAGTTCGGCGTCGAGTACGACGAGTGGTTCTCCGAACGCTCGCTGACCGAACAATCCCTGGTCGAGGCCGCCATCGCGCGGCTGCAGGAGGCCGGCTACCTGTACCAGCAGGAGGGCGCGACCTGGTTCCGCTCCACCGACTTCGGCGACGAGAAGGACCGGGTGGTGGTGCGCGACAACGGCCAGAAGACCTACTTCGCCTCCGACATCGCCTATCACATGAACAAGCTCGAGCGCGGCTTTGCCCGCGTGATCGATGTCTGGGGTGCCGACCACCACGGCTATGTGCCGCGGGTGAAGGCCGCGCTGCAGGCGCTGGGCGACGACATCGACCGCCTCGATGTGCTGCTGGTGCAGTTCGCCATTCTCTACCGCGGCGGCGAGAAGGTGCAGATGTCGACCCGCTCCGGCGAGTTCGTCACCCTGCGCGAACTGCGTCAGGAGGTCGGCAACGACGCCGCCCGCTTCTTCTATGTCATGCGCAAGTGCGAGCAGCACCTGGACTTCGACCTGGACCTGGCCAAGTCCCAGTCCAGCGACAACCCGGTCTACTACATTCAGTATGCCCATGCGCGGGTGTGCAGCGTGCTGCGCCAGATGCAGGAAAAGGGTATGCAGTGGGACCGCGCACGCGGCCGCGACCACCTGCACCTGTTGCACGAGTCGCACGAGCAGTCGCTGATGATCAACCTGTCGCGCTATCCGGAGGTTGTCGAGACCGCCGCGCTCAATCACGAACCGCACCAGCTGGCGCACTATCTGCGCGACCTGGCCAACGACTTCCACACCTACTACAACGCACACCAGTTCCTGGTCGGCGACGATAAGCTGCGCGATGCGCGCCTGAACCTGATCCTGGCCACGCGCCAGGTGATCGCCAACGGCCTGGGGCTGCTGGGCGTGTCGGCGCCGGAGTCGATGTGA
- a CDS encoding primosomal protein N' produces the protein MPTTSTPIYARVALPCPLYRVFDYRLAQPGRIAPGSRVRVPFGRRNLVGVVVELSPDTELPPAQIRPLSELLDAQPVVPPDLLALLRWAAGYYHHPIGEVLAQALPALLRQGRPARIEQTRHWQLSAAGRAVDPADLARAPRQAALLSVLARCPEGADRDRLQREGLYRRDSLRALVDKGWVEERLETPGLDTPGAGAAAPSLNPAQADAVQAVAEHAGFGCFLLDGVTGSGKTEVYIRAIEQALAAGRQTLLLVPEIGLTPQLMQRLRARLAAPMVILHSGLSERERLNAWVAARDGAARIVVGTRSAVFTPLPAPGLFIVDEEHDPSLKQQDGFRYSARDLLIWRARQQDVPVLLGSATPSLESLYNADQGRYQRLHLPNRAGAASAPELKLLDIRGQPLREGLAEPLLGAMRRHLARGEQVLLFLNRRGFAPTLICHECGWVATCRRCDSHLTLHQRRGRLHCHHCDASQEVPVQCPECGSPDLRGLGYGTERIEQTLQQLFPDHPCLRIDRDSTRRKGQLEALLEQAHSGAARILLGTQMLAKGHHFPGVTLVGILEADQRLFSSDFRASERLAQLIVQVAGRAGRAERPGTVLIQTHHPDHPLLRRLVTEGYAAFAAAALAERRDTGLPPYASLALLRAEATDREAPREFLEQAHALALQQSGPEIEFWGPVPAPMEKRAGRYRAQLLVQSAARAALHRLLDAWIPVLAESPAARRIRWSVDVDPVDTF, from the coding sequence TTGCCCACAACATCCACACCCATCTACGCCAGGGTGGCCCTGCCCTGCCCCCTGTACCGGGTCTTCGATTACCGCCTGGCGCAGCCCGGCCGCATCGCCCCCGGCAGCCGGGTGCGGGTCCCGTTCGGCCGCCGCAATCTGGTCGGCGTGGTGGTTGAACTCAGTCCCGACACGGAGTTGCCCCCGGCGCAGATCCGGCCCCTGTCCGAATTGCTCGATGCCCAGCCGGTCGTCCCGCCCGACCTGCTGGCCCTGCTGCGCTGGGCCGCCGGCTATTACCACCATCCGATCGGGGAGGTCCTGGCCCAGGCCCTGCCGGCCCTGCTGCGTCAGGGACGGCCCGCCCGGATCGAACAGACCCGCCACTGGCAACTGAGCGCTGCGGGCCGGGCGGTGGATCCCGCCGACCTGGCCCGGGCGCCGCGCCAGGCCGCCCTGCTCAGCGTCCTGGCCCGCTGCCCGGAGGGCGCCGACCGCGACCGGCTGCAGCGTGAGGGTCTGTACCGGCGCGACAGCCTCAGGGCCCTGGTCGACAAGGGTTGGGTGGAGGAACGCCTGGAGACGCCGGGACTGGATACCCCGGGTGCGGGTGCCGCAGCCCCGTCACTCAACCCCGCCCAGGCCGACGCCGTCCAGGCCGTGGCGGAGCACGCCGGCTTCGGCTGCTTCCTGCTCGACGGAGTGACCGGCAGCGGCAAAACCGAAGTCTATATCCGCGCCATCGAACAGGCCCTGGCGGCCGGCCGCCAGACCCTGCTGCTGGTACCCGAGATCGGCCTGACTCCGCAGCTGATGCAGCGGCTGCGGGCGCGGCTGGCAGCACCCATGGTGATCCTGCATTCGGGGCTGAGCGAGCGCGAGCGCCTCAATGCCTGGGTGGCGGCGCGCGACGGCGCTGCGCGGATCGTGGTCGGCACCCGCTCGGCCGTGTTCACCCCGCTGCCGGCGCCGGGGCTGTTCATTGTGGACGAGGAACACGACCCCTCGCTCAAGCAGCAGGACGGGTTTCGCTACTCGGCCCGCGACCTGTTGATCTGGCGCGCCCGGCAGCAGGACGTTCCCGTCCTGCTGGGTTCGGCCACGCCTTCGCTGGAAAGCCTCTACAACGCCGATCAGGGACGCTATCAGCGCCTGCATCTGCCGAACCGCGCCGGCGCCGCCAGCGCGCCCGAACTCAAGCTGCTGGACATCCGCGGCCAGCCGCTGCGCGAGGGACTGGCCGAACCGCTGCTGGGCGCCATGCGCCGGCACCTGGCGCGCGGCGAACAGGTGCTGCTGTTTCTCAACCGGCGCGGGTTCGCCCCGACACTGATCTGCCATGAGTGCGGCTGGGTGGCGACCTGCCGGCGCTGCGACAGCCACCTCACCCTGCACCAGCGCCGCGGCCGGCTGCACTGCCATCACTGCGACGCCAGCCAGGAGGTGCCGGTGCAGTGCCCCGAGTGCGGCAGTCCGGATCTGCGCGGCCTGGGCTACGGCACCGAGCGCATCGAGCAGACCCTGCAGCAGCTGTTCCCCGACCATCCCTGTCTGCGCATCGACCGCGACAGCACCCGGCGCAAGGGCCAACTCGAGGCCCTGCTGGAACAGGCCCACAGCGGCGCGGCGCGCATCCTGCTCGGCACCCAGATGCTGGCCAAGGGCCATCATTTTCCCGGCGTGACCCTGGTCGGCATCCTGGAGGCCGACCAGCGCCTGTTCTCCAGCGACTTCCGCGCCAGCGAACGCCTGGCCCAGCTGATCGTCCAGGTCGCCGGCCGCGCCGGGCGGGCCGAACGGCCGGGCACGGTGCTGATCCAGACCCACCACCCGGACCACCCGCTGCTGCGGCGGCTGGTCACCGAGGGCTACGCCGCCTTCGCCGCGGCGGCCCTGGCCGAACGCCGGGACACCGGCCTGCCGCCCTATGCCAGCCTGGCCCTGCTGCGGGCCGAGGCCACCGACCGCGAAGCGCCGCGGGAATTTCTGGAACAGGCCCATGCCCTGGCGCTGCAGCAGTCGGGCCCGGAGATCGAGTTCTGGGGTCCGGTGCCGGCGCCGATGGAAAAACGCGCCGGCCGCTACCGGGCCCAGCTGCTGGTGCAGTCCGCGGCGCGGGCCGCCCTGCACCGGCTGCTCGATGCCTGGATCCCGGTCCTGGCCGAGTCGCCCGCGGCCCGGCGCATCCGCTGGTCGGTGGACGTGGACCCGGTGGATACCTTTTAG
- a CDS encoding phospholipase A, translating to MATPTSVARYTCILAGWLTAAAAHAFPTDLDQCLLEQLKTAPDEATVAELKAVCLESLLPLTGQGPDTPAAATAAPSPAAGEKAAAESHTSPLETRITLERATAANPFVITPHRPNYLLPATYSFSPNSDPFDISSGELQKWEIKFQLSFKFPLVRGLFNDRGTLFMAYTNQSYWQAYNRKFSSPFRETNHEPELFLTYLPDYSLLGFDARVLQFGVSHQSNGQSNELSRSWNRVYADLVFERGNFAFSLKPWYRIPEQKKSSPTDATGDDNPDIEDYMGYGEFRLAYKLDGHSLSLMLRSNLSRSDPRGALELGWSFPLTRKLKGYAQYFDGYGESLIDYDAHIRRIGIGIALTDWL from the coding sequence ATGGCAACCCCCACATCAGTCGCGCGCTACACCTGCATCCTTGCCGGCTGGCTGACCGCCGCTGCTGCCCACGCCTTTCCCACCGATCTTGACCAGTGCCTGCTCGAACAGTTGAAGACCGCGCCTGACGAAGCCACCGTGGCCGAGCTCAAGGCCGTCTGCCTGGAGTCGCTCCTGCCGCTGACCGGGCAGGGGCCGGATACGCCGGCTGCCGCGACGGCCGCACCGTCGCCCGCCGCCGGGGAAAAGGCCGCCGCCGAATCGCACACCTCCCCGCTGGAGACCCGCATCACCCTGGAGCGCGCCACGGCGGCGAACCCCTTCGTCATCACGCCGCACCGGCCCAACTACCTGCTGCCGGCCACCTACAGCTTCTCGCCCAACAGTGATCCCTTCGACATCAGTTCGGGCGAACTGCAGAAGTGGGAGATCAAGTTCCAACTCAGCTTCAAGTTCCCCCTGGTCCGCGGCCTGTTCAATGACCGCGGCACCCTGTTCATGGCCTATACCAACCAGTCCTACTGGCAGGCCTACAACCGCAAGTTCTCCTCGCCCTTCCGCGAGACCAATCACGAGCCCGAGCTGTTCCTGACCTACCTGCCGGATTATTCGCTGCTGGGCTTCGATGCCCGCGTCCTTCAGTTCGGCGTTTCGCACCAGTCCAACGGCCAGAGCAACGAGCTCTCACGCAGCTGGAACCGCGTCTACGCCGATCTGGTATTCGAGCGCGGCAACTTCGCCTTCAGCCTCAAACCCTGGTACCGCATCCCGGAACAGAAGAAGAGCAGCCCGACCGATGCCACCGGTGACGACAACCCCGACATCGAGGACTACATGGGCTACGGCGAATTCCGCCTCGCCTACAAGCTGGACGGCCATTCCCTGAGCCTGATGCTGCGCAGCAATCTCAGCCGCAGCGATCCGCGCGGGGCGCTCGAACTGGGCTGGTCCTTCCCCCTGACCCGCAAGCTCAAGGGCTACGCCCAGTACTTCGACGGCTACGGCGAGAGCCTGATCGACTACGATGCCCACATCCGCCGCATCGGCATCGGCATCGCGCTGACCGACTGGTTGTAG
- a CDS encoding SPOR domain-containing protein, translating into MPRDYKHRANPKRRKQSVPGWLWLLAGLLIGLFVAFLVYLKQPADPDTPRPNPVVTTDEDARAVRRPQQREIPPPPKPRFDFYQILPEMEVVVPEESITGSRKEGVRQVETPGTYLLQAGSFKSAEQADQLKARLALLGLETHVQTVRINESETWHRVRVGPFDDLRSLNRARARLREHDVEAILLKVRG; encoded by the coding sequence ATGCCACGAGACTACAAACACCGCGCCAACCCCAAACGCCGCAAACAGTCCGTGCCCGGCTGGTTGTGGCTGCTGGCCGGTCTGCTGATCGGCCTGTTCGTGGCCTTTCTGGTCTATCTCAAGCAGCCTGCCGATCCGGACACGCCGCGGCCGAACCCGGTGGTCACCACCGATGAGGACGCACGCGCCGTGCGCCGGCCGCAGCAGCGCGAGATCCCGCCGCCGCCCAAGCCCCGCTTCGACTTCTATCAGATCCTGCCGGAGATGGAGGTGGTAGTGCCGGAGGAGTCCATCACCGGCAGCCGCAAGGAGGGCGTGCGCCAGGTCGAGACCCCCGGCACCTATCTGCTGCAGGCCGGTTCCTTCAAGTCCGCCGAACAGGCCGACCAGCTCAAGGCCCGACTGGCCCTGCTGGGACTGGAGACGCATGTGCAGACCGTGCGCATCAACGAGTCCGAGACCTGGCACCGGGTGCGGGTCGGCCCGTTTGACGACCTGCGCAGTCTGAACCGGGCCCGGGCCCGCCTGCGCGAGCACGACGTCGAGGCCATCCTGCTCAAGGTCAGGGGCTGA
- a CDS encoding HNH endonuclease, translating to MSQDLSHQVLRTDAGGMPLEWVDYREAVRLYHLGQVAYACGSVIFRIRGGINARTRRQSLVEVNSIIATHGNHTALQKNRDSYTPPLNNRTLFKRDAQLCLYCGEQFPTRELSRDHVTPISQGGADTWNNVVTACKRCNNHKAGRRPEEANMELLAVPFIPTHAEYIYLQGKRVMADQMEFLRAHFPRHSPLHQRLAAAMAG from the coding sequence ATGTCGCAGGATTTGTCGCATCAGGTACTCAGGACCGACGCCGGCGGCATGCCGCTGGAGTGGGTCGACTATCGCGAGGCGGTCCGACTCTATCATCTCGGTCAGGTCGCCTACGCCTGCGGCAGTGTGATCTTCCGCATCCGCGGCGGCATCAACGCCCGGACCCGGAGGCAGAGCCTGGTCGAGGTCAATTCCATCATCGCCACCCACGGCAATCACACCGCGCTGCAGAAGAACCGCGACAGCTACACCCCGCCCCTCAACAACCGTACCCTGTTCAAACGCGATGCCCAGTTGTGCCTGTACTGCGGCGAACAGTTTCCCACCCGGGAGTTGTCGCGCGATCATGTCACGCCCATCAGCCAGGGCGGGGCCGATACCTGGAACAATGTGGTCACCGCCTGCAAGCGCTGCAACAATCACAAGGCCGGCCGCCGTCCCGAAGAGGCCAACATGGAACTGCTGGCAGTGCCCTTCATTCCCACCCATGCCGAGTACATCTACCTGCAGGGCAAACGGGTGATGGCCGACCAGATGGAGTTCCTGCGCGCCCATTTCCCCCGCCACAGCCCGCTGCACCAGCGCCTGGCCGCCGCGATGGCGGGGTGA
- a CDS encoding NAD(P)(+) transhydrogenase (Re/Si-specific) subunit beta yields MIELSYFAAAVLFILGLKRMSSPKTARGGIVWAGAGMVVATFATFFMPGMGNYGLMILAMLIGGGAAWYTGKKVAMTDMPQMIAIYNGMGGGAAAAIAAVELLKGHFDNSTFQVLAVAGALIGSVAFSGSMIAFAKLQGLMKKSFHFPSQQMINLVVFGLAIAFGLYVMFAEAPGGFALFMFFALALAFGVLMTLPIGGADMPVVISLYNALTGLAVAFEGFVLGNAAMIIAGTVVGSAGTLLTQLMARAMNRPLSNVLFSGFGAVEAESSAGPEGEMKEIGASDAAVMMAFANKVIIVPGYGLAVAQAQHKIWELTEMLEEHGVDVKFAIHPVAGRMPGHMNVLLAEAGVPYDKIYDLEEINAEFPQADVALVIGANDVVNPVARNDKSSPIYGMPILNADQAKNVIVVKRGRGRGFSGIENGLFFLDNTRMLYGDGQEVAAKLIAEVKQL; encoded by the coding sequence ATGATCGAGCTGAGTTATTTCGCGGCCGCGGTCCTGTTCATCCTCGGCCTCAAGCGCATGAGCTCGCCGAAGACGGCGCGCGGCGGCATCGTCTGGGCCGGCGCCGGCATGGTGGTGGCCACCTTCGCCACCTTCTTCATGCCGGGCATGGGCAACTACGGCCTGATGATCCTGGCCATGCTGATCGGCGGCGGCGCGGCCTGGTATACCGGCAAGAAGGTCGCCATGACCGACATGCCGCAGATGATCGCCATCTATAACGGCATGGGCGGCGGTGCGGCCGCCGCCATCGCCGCGGTGGAACTGCTCAAGGGCCACTTCGACAACAGCACCTTCCAGGTGCTGGCCGTTGCCGGCGCCCTGATCGGTTCGGTGGCCTTCTCCGGCTCCATGATCGCCTTCGCCAAGCTGCAGGGGCTGATGAAGAAGTCCTTCCACTTCCCCAGCCAGCAGATGATAAACCTGGTCGTGTTCGGCCTGGCCATCGCCTTCGGCCTCTACGTGATGTTCGCCGAGGCCCCGGGCGGCTTCGCGCTGTTCATGTTCTTCGCCCTGGCACTGGCCTTCGGCGTGCTCATGACCCTGCCCATCGGCGGCGCCGACATGCCGGTGGTGATCTCGCTGTACAACGCCCTGACCGGACTGGCCGTGGCCTTCGAGGGTTTCGTGCTCGGCAATGCCGCCATGATCATCGCCGGCACCGTGGTCGGCTCGGCCGGCACCCTGCTCACCCAGCTGATGGCCAGGGCGATGAACCGGCCGCTGTCCAACGTGCTGTTCTCCGGCTTCGGCGCGGTCGAGGCCGAGAGCAGCGCCGGCCCCGAGGGCGAGATGAAGGAGATCGGCGCCTCCGATGCCGCGGTGATGATGGCCTTCGCCAACAAGGTGATCATCGTGCCCGGCTACGGCCTGGCCGTGGCCCAGGCCCAGCACAAGATCTGGGAGCTGACCGAGATGCTGGAGGAGCACGGAGTGGACGTGAAGTTCGCCATCCATCCTGTGGCCGGCCGCATGCCGGGCCACATGAACGTGCTGCTGGCCGAGGCCGGCGTGCCCTACGACAAGATCTACGACCTGGAGGAAATCAACGCCGAGTTCCCGCAGGCCGACGTGGCCCTGGTGATCGGCGCCAACGACGTGGTCAACCCGGTGGCACGCAACGACAAGTCCAGCCCCATCTACGGCATGCCAATCCTCAATGCCGACCAGGCGAAGAACGTGATCGTGGTCAAGCGCGGCCGCGGCCGCGGCTTCTCCGGCATCGAGAACGGGCTGTTCTTCCTCGACAACACGCGTATGCTCTATGGCGACGGCCAGGAGGTAGCGGCCAAGCTGATTGCCGAGGTCAAACAGCTGTAA
- a CDS encoding Re/Si-specific NAD(P)(+) transhydrogenase subunit alpha, with protein MPIRVAVPKETLEGECRVALDPVVAKRFAALGCEVRMEHDAGAGAHYVDDDYEDVGFVTDKAELLASADVVLKVQPPTEDEIKQMAEGSIVVGFMSPYRFPDRVKLMRDRKITSFAMELIPRISRAQSMDALSSQAAVAGYKAAIMAADRTGRFFPMLTTAAGTIRPAKVLVIGAGVAGLQAIATAKRLGAVVEAYDVRSATREQVQSLGAKYIETGVAAEGEGGYARELTEEEKRKQLEVLAKHITQADAVITTAAIPGKPSPKIISQEMVDNMKVGSVIIDLAAEGGGNCEVTKPGEDYVYGCVRVYGPFNVPAMLPVHASDMYAKNLLNFLTPMIEEGELKLDWEDQVIHDSALTHDGEIRHEPTRALVEGDAS; from the coding sequence ATGCCGATACGCGTGGCCGTACCCAAGGAAACCCTCGAAGGCGAATGCCGGGTGGCGCTCGATCCGGTCGTGGCCAAGCGCTTTGCCGCGCTGGGCTGCGAGGTCCGGATGGAGCACGACGCCGGGGCCGGCGCCCATTATGTGGATGACGACTACGAGGACGTCGGTTTCGTCACCGACAAGGCCGAACTGCTTGCCAGTGCCGATGTGGTCCTCAAGGTCCAGCCGCCGACCGAGGACGAGATCAAGCAGATGGCCGAGGGCAGCATCGTCGTCGGCTTCATGTCCCCGTACCGGTTCCCGGACCGGGTCAAGCTGATGCGCGACCGGAAAATCACCAGCTTCGCCATGGAACTGATCCCCCGCATCTCGCGCGCCCAGAGCATGGACGCATTGTCCTCCCAGGCCGCCGTAGCCGGCTACAAGGCCGCCATCATGGCCGCCGACCGTACCGGGCGCTTCTTTCCCATGCTGACCACCGCCGCCGGCACCATCCGGCCGGCGAAAGTACTGGTCATCGGCGCCGGTGTCGCCGGCCTGCAGGCCATCGCCACGGCCAAGCGCCTGGGCGCGGTGGTCGAGGCCTACGACGTGCGTTCGGCCACCCGCGAGCAGGTACAGTCGCTGGGCGCGAAGTACATCGAAACCGGTGTCGCCGCCGAGGGCGAGGGCGGCTATGCCCGCGAACTGACCGAGGAGGAGAAGCGCAAGCAGCTGGAGGTCCTGGCCAAGCACATCACCCAGGCCGATGCCGTGATCACCACCGCCGCCATCCCCGGCAAGCCCTCGCCGAAGATCATCAGCCAGGAAATGGTCGACAACATGAAGGTCGGCTCGGTCATCATCGACCTGGCCGCCGAGGGCGGCGGCAACTGCGAAGTCACCAAACCGGGCGAGGACTACGTCTACGGCTGCGTGCGCGTCTACGGCCCCTTCAACGTGCCCGCCATGCTGCCGGTACACGCCTCCGACATGTACGCCAAGAACCTGCTCAACTTCCTCACCCCCATGATCGAGGAAGGCGAACTCAAGCTCGACTGGGAAGATCAGGTCATCCACGACTCGGCGCTGACCCACGACGGCGAAATCAGGCACGAACCCACCCGCGCCCTAGTGGAAGGAGACGCGTCATGA
- a CDS encoding NAD(P) transhydrogenase subunit alpha, with the protein MIEGFTALYIFMLAAFTGYEVIARVPVILHTPLMSGSNFVHGIVLVGAMVAMGHADTDMERFIGFIGVMLAAGNAVGGYVVTERMLEMFKSSKEDRK; encoded by the coding sequence ATGATCGAAGGCTTCACCGCACTCTACATCTTCATGCTGGCCGCCTTTACCGGCTACGAGGTCATCGCCCGGGTTCCGGTCATCCTCCACACTCCGCTGATGTCGGGCTCGAACTTCGTCCACGGCATCGTGCTGGTGGGTGCCATGGTGGCCATGGGCCACGCCGACACCGACATGGAGCGCTTCATCGGCTTCATCGGCGTGATGCTGGCCGCGGGCAACGCGGTCGGCGGCTACGTGGTCACCGAGCGCATGCTCGAGATGTTCAAGAGCAGCAAGGAGGACCGCAAATGA